Proteins co-encoded in one Haloarcula sp. DT43 genomic window:
- a CDS encoding DUF7553 family protein, whose amino-acid sequence MNKHFEDARYYLKRAGETATRGVKEELEPVEERFRELTGKEEEPEPSRLEAVKSDLKELQEKAEGEAEEAIADARQKIGDYRGKNETEA is encoded by the coding sequence ATGAACAAACACTTCGAAGATGCGCGGTACTACCTGAAACGCGCCGGTGAGACGGCCACCAGAGGCGTCAAAGAAGAACTCGAACCGGTCGAGGAGCGGTTCCGCGAACTCACCGGGAAGGAGGAAGAGCCCGAACCCAGCCGGCTGGAGGCCGTCAAGTCCGACCTGAAGGAGCTACAGGAGAAAGCCGAGGGCGAGGCCGAGGAGGCGATTGCCGACGCCCGCCAGAAAATCGGGGATTACCGCGGCAAGAACGAGACGGAAGCGTAG